In one Lysobacter alkalisoli genomic region, the following are encoded:
- a CDS encoding aldehyde dehydrogenase (NADP(+)), translated as MNVEPLLLAGRWQPSRDAGGSFRAVDPTSGEAIGPEFPVSGAADLEAALAAASEAAAALAAAEPARIADFLDAYADALEADADTLVALAHAETALPAPTRLRGVELPRTSGQLRQAAQAVRAYGWAQPVIDTQAGLRSHLAPLSKPVLVFGPNNFPFAFNAVAGSDFASAIAARNPVIAKAHPSHPATSLRLAQLAHRALGEAGLPEAAVQLLYHFDHALGQRLAGDARLGAIGFTGSRPAGLALKAAADAVGVLFYAELSSLNPVFLLPGALAERGEALAQEFFASCTLGSGQFCTNPGIVVVPHGAAGDAFVERARQHFAAAAPMVLFSRPVLDGLQQAVATLCEAGAQLLCGGQTGEGGYRYAPTLLAVEASDFLRAPAALQTEAFGPASLLVRTADLDQALAVAGAFEGNLSAAIYRSGDGADDAVWQALAPLLRARVGRLVNSCMPTGVAVSPAQQHGGPFPSTGHPGFTAVGMPAAIRRFAALHCYDGVPDALLPPELRDRNLGGVQRLIDGHWTTADVGGET; from the coding sequence ATGAACGTCGAACCGCTGTTGCTCGCCGGCCGCTGGCAGCCCAGCCGGGATGCAGGCGGGTCCTTCCGCGCCGTGGACCCGACGTCCGGTGAGGCGATCGGCCCGGAGTTCCCGGTCAGCGGCGCGGCCGACCTCGAAGCCGCGCTGGCCGCCGCCAGCGAGGCCGCCGCTGCACTGGCTGCGGCCGAACCGGCCCGGATCGCCGACTTTCTCGACGCCTATGCCGATGCGCTGGAAGCCGACGCCGACACCCTGGTCGCGCTGGCCCACGCGGAAACCGCGCTGCCGGCGCCGACCCGACTGCGCGGCGTGGAGCTGCCGCGCACCAGCGGGCAGCTGCGCCAGGCGGCACAGGCGGTGCGCGCTTATGGTTGGGCCCAGCCGGTGATCGACACCCAGGCCGGTCTTCGCTCGCACCTGGCACCGCTGTCGAAGCCGGTGCTGGTGTTCGGACCCAACAACTTTCCCTTCGCCTTCAATGCCGTGGCCGGCAGCGATTTCGCCTCGGCCATCGCCGCGCGTAATCCGGTCATCGCCAAGGCCCATCCCTCGCATCCGGCCACCAGCCTGCGCCTGGCACAGTTGGCGCACCGGGCGCTGGGCGAAGCCGGGTTGCCGGAGGCGGCCGTGCAGTTGCTCTACCACTTCGACCACGCGCTTGGCCAGCGCCTGGCTGGCGATGCTCGCCTGGGCGCGATCGGTTTCACCGGCAGCCGGCCCGCCGGTCTGGCGCTGAAGGCGGCCGCCGATGCCGTCGGTGTTCTCTTTTATGCCGAACTCTCCAGCCTCAACCCGGTGTTCCTGCTGCCGGGCGCGCTGGCCGAGCGGGGCGAGGCGCTGGCGCAGGAGTTCTTCGCATCCTGCACGCTCGGCAGCGGCCAGTTCTGCACCAATCCCGGCATCGTGGTGGTGCCGCATGGCGCGGCGGGCGATGCCTTCGTCGAGCGCGCGCGCCAGCATTTCGCCGCAGCGGCGCCGATGGTTCTGTTCTCGCGCCCGGTGCTCGACGGCCTGCAACAGGCCGTGGCGACGCTGTGCGAGGCCGGTGCGCAACTGCTCTGCGGCGGCCAGACGGGCGAGGGCGGTTATCGCTATGCCCCGACCCTGCTCGCGGTGGAAGCGAGCGATTTCCTGCGTGCCCCCGCGGCCCTGCAGACCGAGGCCTTCGGCCCGGCCAGCCTGCTGGTGCGGACCGCCGACCTCGATCAGGCACTGGCCGTGGCCGGTGCCTTTGAAGGCAACCTGAGCGCCGCGATCTACCGGTCTGGCGACGGCGCCGACGACGCGGTATGGCAAGCGCTGGCGCCGCTGCTGCGCGCGCGCGTCGGGCGCCTGGTCAACAGTTGCATGCCGACCGGCGTGGCGGTCAGCCCGGCCCAGCAGCACGGCGGGCCGTTCCCGAGCACCGGCCACCCCGGCTTCACCGCGGTGGGCATGCCGGCCGCCATCCGCCGCTTCGCCGCGCTGCACTGCTACGACGGCGTGCCCGACGCGCTGCTGCCGCCGGAGCTGCGCGACCGCAACCTCGGTGGCGTGCAGCGCCTGATCGACGGCCACTGGACCACCGCCGATGTCGGAGGCGAGACATGA
- a CDS encoding M24 family metallopeptidase gives MSGQIGGLTLEQARARLAPWPNRAQPIQPEEYQRRQEEARRLLRAQGADALLISAGTSLRYFAGVPWGTSERLVAMLLTLTGDPVLICPAFEEGSLDAVLEIPVEKRLWEEHEDPYALVVRTLRERRAGTLALDPAASWAIAVGLGRHFGAANVIDATAIVDGCRMCKSPAELALMQQACDMTLYVHRLAAGLAREGLGTDELMRFIDGAHRALGADNGSTFCIVQYGHATAFPHGIPGVQHLREGELVLIDTGCSVQGYQSDITRTWIFGHADDEQRRIWDLEQAAQAAAFEAVRPGVSCESVDTAARAVLEAGGLGPDYRLPGLPHRTGHGCGMSVHEAPYLVRGNATALAPGMCCSNEPMIVVPGRFGVRLEDHFHVTGDGARWFTPPSPAIDRPFAD, from the coding sequence ATGAGTGGGCAGATCGGCGGCCTGACGCTGGAGCAGGCGAGGGCACGACTCGCGCCCTGGCCGAACCGCGCTCAGCCGATCCAGCCTGAGGAATACCAGCGGCGCCAGGAAGAAGCGCGTCGCCTGCTGCGTGCGCAAGGCGCCGATGCGCTGCTGATCAGTGCCGGCACCTCGCTGCGTTATTTCGCCGGCGTGCCCTGGGGCACCAGCGAGCGTCTGGTGGCGATGCTGCTGACGCTGACCGGCGATCCGGTGCTGATTTGCCCGGCCTTCGAGGAGGGCTCACTCGACGCGGTGCTGGAAATCCCGGTCGAAAAGCGGCTGTGGGAGGAACACGAGGACCCGTACGCGCTGGTCGTGCGCACCCTGCGCGAACGCCGCGCGGGCACGCTGGCGCTGGATCCGGCCGCGTCCTGGGCGATTGCCGTCGGTCTGGGCCGCCACTTCGGTGCGGCCAACGTGATCGATGCCACCGCCATCGTCGATGGCTGTCGCATGTGCAAGTCGCCGGCCGAGCTGGCGCTGATGCAGCAGGCCTGCGACATGACCCTGTACGTGCATCGCCTGGCCGCGGGGCTCGCGCGCGAGGGTCTCGGCACCGACGAGCTGATGCGTTTCATCGACGGCGCACACCGCGCGCTGGGTGCCGACAACGGTTCCACCTTCTGCATCGTCCAGTACGGCCATGCCACCGCGTTTCCGCACGGCATTCCCGGTGTGCAGCATCTGCGCGAGGGCGAGCTGGTATTGATCGACACCGGCTGCAGCGTGCAGGGCTACCAGTCCGACATCACCCGCACCTGGATCTTCGGCCATGCCGATGACGAGCAACGGCGGATCTGGGACCTGGAGCAGGCCGCGCAGGCGGCGGCGTTCGAGGCGGTGCGCCCGGGTGTTTCCTGCGAATCGGTCGACACCGCCGCCCGTGCGGTGCTCGAAGCCGGCGGCCTGGGACCGGACTACCGATTGCCGGGCCTGCCGCACCGCACTGGCCACGGTTGCGGCATGAGCGTGCACGAGGCGCCGTACCTGGTGCGCGGCAACGCCACCGCGCTGGCGCCGGGAATGTGCTGCAGCAACGAACCGATGATCGTGGTGCCCGGCCGCTTCGGCGTGCGGCTGGAGGATCACTTCCATGTCACCGGGGACGGCGCGCGCTGGTTCACGCCGCCATCGCCGGCGATCGACCGGCCGTTTGCGGATTGA
- a CDS encoding S9 family peptidase — protein sequence MRMDVGFSDSFRRRWSAGIGLLLAVVLAAGNATAIAPDAAAHQRSLDLREQWMHLTQGVAFPARWIDAERFQYRRTALGGFEFVVRHVGATEARPAFDHDRLATALGVATGKTYDAKRLPFEDFEFIEDGAAIRVWVEGRALRCGLGENNACAVVPGNGTNPRPRAFGVVRDLSVPADNTPRRSPDGRYEAFAQGDNLALREVASGEVRVLSRDGSPGDFYDPETLVWSPDSRRLALYRVRPGHRREVRRVESAPRDQVHARVHTQLYPKPGDPVDIERPMIFEAGSGRQVTVPTGHFPNAFRLSPLYFREDGRTLAFRYVERGHQRVRLIEIEADSGATRVAIEESSSTFVNDWWHRSFFHDVGNHGREIVWMSERDGWNHLYLFDGSNGRARQLTRGEWVVRRVLHVDEERREVWFVASGRELGDPYLQHVYRVDFSGRNLHHMTPAGAWHEVSLSPDQRYYVDTWSRVNHPTVSELRDARDGRLIAELERGDIGALEAAGFRYPETFVAPGRDGRTPIHGLIVRPTDYDPARRYPVIESIYAGPHDSFVPKTFWPFGRHSSGDKAIGMQALADLGFIVVQIDGMGTMNRSKAFHDVAWKNLGDSGFPDRIAWHRAQAARDPSYDLSRGVGIYGASAGGQSALGALLFHPDFYTVAVAYNGCYDNRMDKISWNEQWMGWPVDESYARASGVDNAHRLQGRLLMILGEQDENVDPASTYQVADALIRAGKDFELLVLPGEGHSVGRSDGPISYVQRRQLDFFVRHLLGQPTPDWNRPASL from the coding sequence ATGCGGATGGATGTTGGGTTTTCTGATTCGTTTCGGCGAAGGTGGAGTGCCGGCATCGGCTTGCTGCTCGCCGTTGTTCTTGCGGCTGGCAACGCGACTGCCATCGCGCCCGACGCGGCCGCCCACCAGCGCTCCCTCGATCTGCGCGAACAATGGATGCACCTGACCCAGGGCGTCGCCTTCCCTGCGCGCTGGATCGATGCCGAGCGTTTCCAGTACCGGCGCACGGCGCTCGGCGGCTTCGAGTTCGTGGTCCGTCATGTCGGGGCGACCGAAGCCAGGCCGGCGTTCGATCATGACCGGTTGGCCACCGCGCTGGGTGTCGCGACCGGGAAGACGTACGACGCAAAGCGCCTGCCGTTCGAAGACTTCGAGTTTATCGAGGACGGTGCGGCGATCCGGGTCTGGGTCGAGGGACGCGCGCTGCGTTGTGGCCTCGGCGAGAACAACGCCTGCGCCGTCGTGCCGGGCAATGGCACGAACCCGCGCCCCCGCGCCTTCGGTGTCGTGCGCGATCTCTCGGTGCCGGCCGACAACACCCCACGCCGCTCGCCCGACGGCCGTTACGAGGCCTTCGCGCAGGGCGACAACCTGGCCCTGCGCGAGGTGGCCAGCGGCGAGGTCCGTGTGCTCAGCCGAGATGGCTCGCCGGGCGACTTTTACGATCCGGAAACCCTGGTCTGGTCGCCGGACTCCCGGCGCCTGGCCCTGTACCGCGTTCGCCCGGGCCATCGGCGCGAGGTGCGGCGGGTGGAGAGTGCGCCGCGCGATCAGGTCCACGCGCGCGTGCATACCCAGCTCTATCCCAAGCCCGGCGACCCGGTCGATATCGAGCGGCCGATGATCTTCGAGGCCGGGTCCGGACGGCAGGTCACGGTGCCGACCGGGCATTTCCCCAACGCGTTCCGCCTCTCGCCGCTGTATTTCCGCGAGGACGGCCGGACCCTGGCTTTCCGCTACGTCGAGCGCGGCCACCAGCGCGTGCGGTTGATCGAGATCGAGGCCGACAGCGGTGCGACACGGGTGGCGATCGAGGAGAGCAGCTCCACCTTCGTCAACGACTGGTGGCACCGCAGCTTCTTCCACGACGTGGGCAATCACGGCCGCGAGATCGTGTGGATGTCCGAGCGCGATGGCTGGAACCATCTGTACCTGTTCGACGGCAGCAACGGCCGTGCACGCCAGCTCACCCGTGGCGAATGGGTGGTGCGCCGCGTGCTGCACGTGGACGAGGAGCGCCGCGAGGTCTGGTTCGTCGCCAGCGGGCGCGAGCTCGGCGATCCCTACCTCCAACATGTCTACCGCGTCGATTTCAGCGGGCGCAACCTGCACCACATGACCCCGGCCGGGGCTTGGCATGAGGTCAGCCTGTCGCCGGACCAGCGCTACTACGTGGACACATGGTCGCGGGTGAACCACCCCACCGTCAGCGAACTGCGCGATGCCCGTGACGGGCGCCTGATCGCCGAGCTGGAGCGTGGCGACATCGGCGCGCTGGAGGCGGCCGGGTTCCGTTATCCGGAAACGTTCGTCGCCCCTGGTCGCGACGGGCGCACGCCGATCCACGGCCTGATCGTGCGTCCCACCGACTACGACCCGGCGCGCCGCTATCCGGTGATCGAGAGCATCTATGCCGGCCCGCACGACTCGTTCGTGCCCAAGACCTTCTGGCCGTTCGGACGCCATTCCAGTGGCGACAAGGCCATCGGCATGCAGGCCTTGGCCGACCTCGGCTTCATCGTCGTGCAGATCGACGGCATGGGTACGATGAACCGCTCCAAGGCCTTCCACGACGTGGCCTGGAAGAACCTGGGCGACTCCGGCTTTCCCGACCGCATCGCCTGGCATCGCGCGCAGGCCGCGCGCGATCCGTCCTACGACCTCTCGCGCGGCGTCGGCATCTACGGCGCTTCCGCCGGTGGGCAGAGCGCGCTGGGGGCGCTGCTGTTCCATCCGGATTTCTACACCGTGGCCGTGGCCTACAACGGTTGCTACGACAACCGGATGGACAAGATCAGCTGGAACGAACAGTGGATGGGCTGGCCCGTCGACGAGAGCTACGCCCGCGCCTCCGGCGTGGACAACGCGCACCGGCTGCAGGGCCGGTTGCTGATGATCCTCGGTGAGCAGGACGAGAACGTCGATCCGGCGTCTACTTACCAAGTAGCCGATGCATTGATCCGTGCCGGCAAGGATTTCGAACTGCTGGTGCTTCCGGGCGAAGGGCATTCGGTCGGACGCTCGGATGGACCGATCTCGTATGTGCAGCGTCGGCAGCTCGATTTCTTCGTGCGCCATCTGCT